A genomic region of Lagopus muta isolate bLagMut1 chromosome 19, bLagMut1 primary, whole genome shotgun sequence contains the following coding sequences:
- the QSOX2 gene encoding sulfhydryl oxidase 2 isoform X1: MAAGGGGPLVLLALLAAGVAARLYRAGEDPLSVLAAGTVRRALLNSSAAWVVQFYSSSCGHCIAFAPTWRALAGDVKDWESAIRIGVLDCGEEENYETCKEYGIHFYPTVRFFRAFTKQFTTGENYKAGADRELQTVRQVMVDFLQNHSQESRPPACPPLDPVSSSEVTSLFDKKTPHYTAVVVESNNSYIGREVILDLIQYENIVVKRAVNFDKSFLEKLGITSVPSCYLMHPNGSHGLVNSLKPLRSVFSSYLKSLPGVRKKLLAPLELPAKGNKEESAEMKPWKEFDKSKLYMADLESGLHYLFRVELATHRMLEGAELKTFKDFVTISAKLFPGRQPVVKLLETLQEWLVSLPLDKIPYDAILDLVNNKMRISGIFLTKRTEWVGCQGSRPELRGYTCSLWKLFHTLTVQAALRPTALINTGLEDNPRVVLEVMQRYVHHFFGCKACAQHFEEMAKESMGSVQTWDRAVLWLWEKHNVVNSRLAGDLTEDPKFPKVQWPTPDLCPACHEEVKGLHSWNEAQVLQFMKHHYDSGNILNKYAESQADPSDTELKDAREEKDKSLQEKPGGNRENVVVNQELMRDSESKLFNKLTGSHGPARDSSKGAFEAVHHQESRQSVIFLGIGFSNIDMSLCVVLYVASSLFLMIMYFFFRMRSKRWKVKYYRPSV; this comes from the exons atggcggcgggcggcggcgggccgCTGGTTTTGCTGGCGCTGCTGGCGGCGGGGGTGGCGGCGCGGCTGTACCGGGCCGGGGAGGATCCGCTGAGCGTGTTGGCGGCCGGCACGGTGCGGCGAGCGCTGCTCAACTCTTCGGCCGCCTGGGTGGTGCAGTTCTACAGCTCGTCCTGCGGACACTGCATCGCCTTCGCCCCCACCTGGCGAGCCCTGGCGGGGGACGTCAAAG actgGGAGTCTGCAATTAGAATTGGTGTGCTGGATTGCGGGGAGGAAGAGAACTATGAGACGTGTAAGGAGTATGGGATCCACTTCTATCCAACTGTGAGG TTCTTCAGAGCATTTACAAAGCAGTTTACGACTGGAGAAAATTACAAAG CAGGAGCAGATCGTGAGCTGCAAACAGTTCGCCAGGTGATGGTTGACTTCTTGCAGAACCATTCTCAGGAGTCAAGACCTCCTGCTTGCCCACCATTGGATCCAGTTTC GTCCAGTGAAGTTACTTCTCTCTTTGACAAGAAAACCCCTCATTACACTGCTGTTGTGGTTGAAAGTAATAACTCCTACATTGGCCGAGAG GTTATCTTGGATTTGATCCAGTATGAAAACATTGTTGTAAAGAGAGCAGTGAATTTTGATAAGTCTTTCCTGGAGAAACTTGGGATTACCTCAGTCCCTTCATGCTACCTGATGCATCCTAATGGGTCGCATGGGTTGGTTAACAG TCTGAAGCCCCTGCGGTCGGTCTTTTCCTCATATCTGAAGTCGCTGCCAGGTGTAAGAAAGAAACTTCTTGCACCACTTGAGCTGCCTGCTAAAGGAAACAAGGAGGAGAGCGCAGAGATGAAGCCGTGGAAGGAATTTGATAA aTCGAAGTTGTACATGGCTGACCTTGAATCTGGATTGCATTACCTGTTCCGGGTGGAGCTTGCTACACACAGGATGcttgagggagctgagctgaaGACCTTCAAGGATTTTGTTACCATTTCTGCCAAG CTTTTTCCTGGCCGTCAGCCTGTGGTGAAGTTGTTAGAGACCCTGCAGGAGTGGCTGGTGAGCCTTCCATTAGACAAAATCCCTTATGATGCTATTCTGGATCTGGTCAACAACAAAATGCGG ATTTCTGGGATATTTCTCACTAAGAGAACGGAGTGGGTTGGCTGTCAGGGCAGCAGGCCGGAGCTCAGAGGCTATACTTGCTCCCTTTGGAAGCTGTTTCATACCCTAACTGTGCAAGCTGCGCTGCGACCGACAGCTTTGATAAATACGG GTCTCGAAGACAATCCCAGAGTAGTGCTTGAGGTCATGCAGAGATACGTCCATCACTTCTTTGGATGCAAGGCCTGTGCTCAGCACTTTGAGGAGATGGCGAAGGAATCCATGGGCTCGGTGCAAACCTGGGACAGGGCTGTTCTCTGGCTCTGGGAGAAACACAATGTAGTCAATAGCAGACTTGCAG GTGATCTGACAGAAGACCCAAAATTTCCCAAAGTTCAGTGGCCAACTCCAGACCTCTGTCCTGCGTGTCACGAGGAAGTTAAAGGGTTACACAGCTGGAACGAGGCCCAAGTTCTGCAGTTCATGAAGCATCACTACGACAGTGGAAATATTCTTAATAAATACGCTGAGAGCCAGGCTGACCCCAGTGATACTGAACTAAAAGATGCAAGGgaggagaaagacaaaagccTGCAGGAGAAACCAGGTGGAAATAGAGAAAACGTGGTCGTGAACCAAGAACTCATGAGAGATTCAGAGTCTAAGCTGTTCAATAAGCTCACAGGGAGCCACGGACCTGCCAGAGACAGCAGTAAGGGTGCATTTGAGGCCGTTCACCATCAGGAGAGCAGGCAGTCTGTCATTTTCTTAGGGATTGGATTTTCCAACATAGACATGAGTCTGTGTGTCGTCCTGTATGTGGCATCATCCTTATTTCTGATGatcatgtacttttttttccgAATGAGATCCAAAAGGTGGAAGGTGAAGTACTATCGCCCATCTGTGTAA
- the CCDC187 gene encoding coiled-coil domain-containing protein 187 isoform X2, translating to MPCFVLAEAKRSVWAAFQRAYQLQQKQWLAVLSEKAKLELQESQRSLSDLLQNDLKLRSASKGSDSPVLKLDHAEQTWAGQQSAGDSTAGSNEEMHSLEQFPLNVERDRSPVDSKAVGQRKSLGGRSSFGSALHEGSLPAEDREPLHGHQGLNLLSAPTELPHGDPCTADGSRDSSDQDSQWSDAGRHHGRSSSFCCFSLAMAEQCLRGEELRARHQAALLELRRGAVRDKARAELAWLGHQRRCLELLQDTKGASAMAEKQRRVLTELKQEQVEIQHLQNIYRAAHQERKLLLKQQREILMIQQSTAKLREELHHLTGKKKLTRSPATEEVIKPKMRQISNAMLGSPLAESSGPDACGDKQNYVQLKNKQNKKYDGFSTKNKKALLQYQQQTEEPLSLQQSLGARGPDVSGTVAKKVCDATSQTTGMVFVIRHSTNAGNGTSFLQDQENDPVTVEKAPREQRNGRTCREEQDPCGPFQAGTRKKDLSFDGQDSEKRSAPMSSESTVMEVIHLRKESSLAELRYHPCQDQDLLSYLLLLIHVSNVALLELDAHSWFCSLNM from the exons ATGCCTTGTTTTGTGCTAGCTGAGGCAAAGAGAAGTGTTTGGGCTGCCTTCCAGAGG GCATATCAGCTCCAGCAGAAGCAgtggctggcagtgctgagtgAGAAAGCCAAGCTAGAGCTTCAGGAAAGCCAGAGGTCTTTGAGTGACCTGCTTCAGAACGATTTAAAG ctgcGCAGCGCTTCTAAAGGCAGCGATTCCCCTGTGCTGAAGCTGGACCATGCAGAGCAAACATGGGCAGGACAGCAGTCTGCAGGtgacagcacagctggcag TAATGAAGAGATGCATTCCCTGGAACAATTTCCATTGAATGTGGAGAGAGATCGGAGCCCAGTGGACTCCAAAGCTGTGGGACAAAGGAAatctctgggaggaaggagtTCATTTGGCTCAGCCCTTCATGAAG GATCTCTGCCAGCAGAGGACAGGGAGCCATTGCATGGCCACCAAGGGCTGAACCTGCTGTCAGCTCCAACAGAGCTGCCCCACGGGGATCCCTGCACAGCAGATGGCTCCAGGGACAGCAGTGACCAGGACAGCCAG TGGAGTGATGCTGGCCGGCACCATGGACGttccagctccttctgctgcttcagcctggccatggcagagcagtgcctgagGGGAGAGGAGCTGCGCGCCCGCCACCAGGCCGCCCTCCTGGAGCTGCGCAGGGGAGCCGTGCGGGATAAagccagagctgagctggcCTGGCTGGGCCACCAGAGGCG CTGTCTGGAACTCCTGCAAGACACCAAGGGAGCCTCTGCCATGGCTGAGAAGCAGCGCAGAGTCCTAACAGAGCTGAAACAAGAGCAG GTAGAAATACAGCACCTGCAAAATATCTACAGGGCGGCCCATCAAGAGAGGAAACTCTTATTAAAGCAACAAAGAGAAATCTTAATGATACAGCAATCAACAGCGAAACTCCGGGAAGAACTGCATCATCtaactgggaagaaaaag cttaCCAGGAGCCCAGCAACCGAAGAAGTAATTAAACCAAAGATGAGACAGATTTCTAATGCTATGTTAGGTTCCCCCTTGGCAGAATCTTCAGGGCCTGATGCGTGTGGGGACAAACAGAATTATGTCCAGctaaagaacaaacaaaacaaaaaatatgatgG cttttctacCAAGAATAAGAAAGCACTGCTACAGTACCAGCAACAGACAGAGGAGCCATTGAGTTTGCAGCAGTCCCTGGGTGCACGAGGTCCTGATGTGTCTGGAACAGTGGCCAAGAAAGTGTGTGATGCTACCAGTCAAACCACAGGCATGGTCTTTGTGATCAGACATTCCACAAATGCAG GTAATGGCACCTCATTCTTACAAGATCAAGAGAATGACCCTGTGACAGTGGAGAAAGCACCCAGGGAGCAGAGAAATGGCAGGACTTGTAGAGAAGAACAGGACCCGTGTGGTCCATTTCAG GCTGGGACAAGGAAGAAAGATCTTTCTTTTGATGGCCAAGACAGTGAAAAAAGGTCAGCACCAATGTCAAGTGAATCTACAGTAATGGAAGTAATACATTTAAGGAAAGAAAGTTCATTAGCTGAGCTGAGGTACCATCCCTGTCAAGATCAAGACCTCCTGTCCTACCTTCTGCTGCTTATTCACGTGTCAAATGTTGCCTTGCTTGAGCTTGATGCTCATAGTTGGTTCTGCTCTTTGAACATGTAA
- the CCDC187 gene encoding coiled-coil domain-containing protein 187 isoform X1: MLLSAVHFVISVLIQLQCCIFRVSPGSLRESQIMRVAEKAPSEILFSEGVPREVETSAPFEIHQVDGSQSLKPLGHHSRETSAEELQRKAFSEGLGPTESLCESNSFSPSSESARSDCSLPDFQKVSAVWIDVSECSIADVELEVQGGEDADVTIPEELVYDASPNVPKEAPIAINSGRKTLQSDKHNELEVSKDGSSTEISSCSQNFQKCPGEASAHGCTGHLLSFLSADKANTSKTTALDSSQFGKPTEGMDKLHLEASGNSKNAAASSLCSDGIYLLQNCEQHAPDSITNKSKRNDGISSLLGDQSLPLMGSLKPLDVADNQFSSTVSFPPDKDIANGKSVACSLSRNATVQNDHAQLLNEKSISGELDQIVSLPLSTQGISGDVHTETTCIGSLQRLAPGAHKNSKTDRQATKEQGNGQFSSSKKQLFHSESSFRSEDYTIFISDEGLPLADEATLSEILSPVDEVLSYASADLPSSNKKDLSFPREDLPPPPLGVDTMKNDDSSFSTDDFPSPPEQMTVPETGQCMNEDVSLKMDAFPPLPDDTASEEYPSFNREPVDIFSTQEGNLSEQYLVEDISCAKEHLSEYQEGEQEMPSQSLELLPVSDPISSSQASKNPASMMKQCKTYVMLPLAEEDSDDPLSAFEIGDRVLVKQTQPGTLMFKGRTRFDSGHWAGVALDKAEGDHAGTYKGVKYFECAQHCGVFVRPGEISHLLEDNNNGSSSTGDEDSDSFYDDESFRRDCRYPEVGEQGAGVTEQKAEDTKSPGGSEVSEKKSRLYDALQCGRSQTLPHSDHCKCDECHHQNNLMCWGSDKEKTDLIQIKQGMLAGVPPKESEASHADGMNTNKNVCCLVEDQKRNKLTDDIAAELSKKLLLEALIAFSETAQHKYKGAFEENVTNYTKGLKQGDSQKQFLIKENPLACLTEQSAKVADLLLHDFNMLSIHGCHTIAERIVAKFVGDAVKEYKKIKRKQGVKTDKRFPSSSETSPTTLPFLLKILDAGVFGSSKDFDQPNSNERALERQTQKQYLLDHWHSAPWKRTVEVPLVVPHYTSYVKNLSAYAVEELWTPENICSNFTRTNVPKQSECNDFTGSDLETESKRMYNQVIFDLTHELLRAEYQVTAHPKTFPWLKENLRSCCCRCRCRSTDVDEVKTFVQGEMIKIMNLERNDLEGKRKFLNMTKYGNCERDRVDLILIQELHKEESQWTYYGDDELTVKMSVTEDIFDSLILDTVRVLNKIYLRKASD, from the exons ATGCTTCTGAGTGCTGTGCACTTTGTGATTTCAGTTTTAATCCAATTacaatgctgtattttcagGGTTAGCCCAGGTTCTTTAAGAGAATCGCAGATCATGCGTGTAGCTGAAAAAGCACCTTCCGAAATCCTTTTTTCAGAAG GTGTTCCACGTGAAGTGGAAACGTCTGCCCCTTTTGAGATCCACCAGGTGGATGGCAGCCAGTCTCTGAAGCCTTTGGGCCATCATTCTCGAGAAACTTCTGCTGAAGAACTACAGAGGAAAGCTTTTTCTGAAGGATTAGGTCCTACTGAATCACTGTGCGAGTCAAACAGCTTCTCTCCAAGCTCTGAAAGTGCCAGATCTGACTGTTCTCTCCCAGATTTTCAGAAAGTGTCTGCAGTTTGGATTGATGTTTCAGAATGCTCTATTGCAGATGTTGAATTAGAGGTGCAAGGTGGAGAGGACGCTGATGTCACTATTCCAGAAGAATTAGTCTATGATGCTTCTCCTAATGTTCCGAAAGAGGCACCGATAGCCATAAATTCTGGGAGGAAAACATTACAAAGTGACAAACACAATGAACTTGAAGTGTccaaggatggcagcagcacagagatttCATCATGCTCTCAGAACTTCCAGAAATGCCCTGGAGAGGCTTCAGCTCATGGGTGCACTGgtcatttgctttctttcctttcagcagACAAAGCAAATACCTCCAAAACAACGGCACTGGATTCCTCTCAGTTTGGTAAACCCACCGAGGGAATGGATAAGCTGCACTTGGAAGCCTCAGGGAACTCAAAAAATGCAGCTGCCAGCTCTTTGTGCAGTGATGGCATTTACCTCCTTCAGAACTGCGAGCAGCACGCTCCTGATTCTATCACTAACAAATCAAAGAGGAATGACGGAATTAGCAGCTTATTAGGGGATCAAAGTCTTCCACTGATGGGTTCTTTGAAACCTTTAGATGTGGCTGATAACCAATTTAGTAGTACTGTCTCTTTTCCACCTGACAAAGATATTGCAAATGGCAAATCAGTAGCGTGTTCACTGTCCAGAAATGCAACAGTGCAAAATGATCATGCACAGCTTTTGAATGAGAAAAGCATATCTGGAGAACTCGATCAGATTGTATCTCTGCCCTTGTCCACACAGGGAATTTCTGGGGACGTCCATACAGAAACCACCTGCATTGGGTCTTTGCAGAGGTTGGCCCCAGGAGCTCATAAGAACTCAAAAACTGACAGGCAAGCCACAAAGGAACAGGGGAATGGacagttttcttcctcaaaaaagCAACTGTTTCACTCTGAGAGCTCTTTCAGAAGTGAAGATTATACAATTTTTATTAGTGATGAGGGCCTTCCTCTGGCTGATGAGGCTACCTTGTCAGAAATACTGTCTCCTGTTGATGAAGTGTTGTCCTATGCAAGTGCTGACTTGCCATCCTCTAATAAAAAGGATTTGTCATTTCCAAGGGAAGatctccctcctccccctttgGGTGTAGATACAATGAAAAATGATGATTCTAGCTTCAGTACAGATGATTTCCCATCTCCACCAGAACAAATGACAGTCCCAGAGACTGGACAGTGTATGAATGAAGATGTATCCCTGAAAATGGATGCTTTTCCCCCATTACCTGATGACACTGCGTCTGAGGAATATCCCTCGTTCAATCGAGAGCCAGTTGATATCTTTTCAACTCAGGAAGGTAACCTCTCAGAACAGTACTTAGTTGAAGATATTTCCTGTGCAAAGGAGCACTTGTCAGAATACCAGGAAGGAGAACAGGAGATGCCTTCGCAGTCTTTGGAGCTTCTGCCTGTGTCAGATCCTATTTCTTCTAGTCAGGCCAGTAAAAATCCTGCTTCCATGATGAAACAATGCAAAACATACGTAATGCTGCCATTAGCTGAGGAGGACAGTGATGACCCATTGTCAGCATTTGAAATTGGAGACAGAGTATTAGTAAAGCAGACCCAACCTGGAACCCTGATGTTCAAAGGACGGACTCGCTTTGATAGCGGCCACTGGGCTGGTGTCGCACTGGACAAAGCTGAAGGTGATCATGCTGGAACTTACAAAGGGGTGAAGTATTTTGAATGTGCACAGCACTGTGGTGTCTTTGTCAGACCTGGTGAGATTTCACACCTGTTGGAGGATAACAACAATGGTTCCAGTTCCACTGGGGATGAAGACTCAGACTCTTTCTATGATGATGAATCCTTCAGAAGAGACTGCAGATACCCTGAAGTTGGTGAGCAGGGTGCAGGGGtaacagagcagaaagctgaagaTACAAAAAGTCCAGGAGGATCAGAAGTGTCAGAAAAGAAGTCTAGGCTGTATGATGCCTTGCAGTGTGGAAGAAGTCAAACACTTCCACATTCTGACCACTGTAAATGTGATGAATGTCATCACCAAAACAATTTAATGTGCTGGGgatcagataaagaaaaaacagacttgatacaaataaaacaagggATGCTCGCAGGTGTGCCTCCAAAGGAAAGTGAGGCTAGCCATGCAGATGGCatgaacacaaacaaaaatgtttgttgCTTGGTAGAggatcagaaaagaaataaactcaCTGATGATATCGCAGCTGAACTCAGTAAGAAACTTCTATTGGAGGCGTTAATTGCATTCTCTGAAACAGCTCAACACAAATACAAAGGTGcctttgaagaaaatgtgacGAATTATACCAAAGGCCTAAAACAAGGGGACAGTCAGAAACAATTTCTTATCAAAGAAAATCCACTTGCTTGCTTAACTGAGCAATCAGCAAAGGTTGCTGATCTTTTACTGCATGATTTCAATATGCTTAGCATTCATGGTTGTCACACGATAGCAGAAAGAATTGTGGCTAAATTTGTAGGGGATGCAGTTAAGGAATATaagaagattaaaagaaaacaaggagtaAAAACAGACAAGAGGTTTCCTTCATCTTCAGAGACTTCTCCAACTACTTTGCCT TTCCTTTTAAAAATCCTCGACGCTGGTGTTTTTGGAAGCTCTAAAGACTTTGATCAGCCAAACTCTAATGAACGTGCTCTGGAAAGGCAAACACAAAAGCAATACTTGTTGGATCACTGGCACTCAGCTCCTTGGAAGAGAACTGTAGAGGTTCCCCTTGTGGTACCACACTACACTTCATATGTAAAGAACTTGTCTGCATATGCTGTAGAAGAATTATGGACTCCAGAAAACATTTGTTCGAATTTCACAAGAACCAATGTGCCAAAGCAGTCTGAGTGTAATGACTTCACAGGGAGTGAtttggaaacagaaagcaaacggATGTATAATCAG GTTATATTCGATTTGACTCACGAGCTTCTACGTGCGGAGTATCAAGTGACTGCACATCCAAAAACATTTCCGTGGTTGAAAGAAAACTTGAGATCTTGCTGTTGTAGGTGTCgctgcagaagcacagatgtCGATGAGGTTAAG ACATTTGTTCAGGGGgaaatgattaaaataatgAACCTGGAAAGGAATGACttagaagggaaaagaaaattcctTAATATGACTAAGTATGGAAACTGTGAGAGAGACAGAGTGGATCTCATCCTG ATTCAGGAGCTCCACAAAGAAGAATCTCAGTGGACTTACTATGGTGATGATGAATTAACTGTGAAGATGAGCGTGACTGAAGACATATTTGACAGCTTGATCCTTGATACAGTCAGAGTTCTCAACAAGATTTATTTGAGAAAAGCCAGTGATTAG
- the CCDC187 gene encoding coiled-coil domain-containing protein 187 isoform X3 encodes MHSLEQFPLNVERDRSPVDSKAVGQRKSLGGRSSFGSALHEGSLPAEDREPLHGHQGLNLLSAPTELPHGDPCTADGSRDSSDQDSQWSDAGRHHGRSSSFCCFSLAMAEQCLRGEELRARHQAALLELRRGAVRDKARAELAWLGHQRRCLELLQDTKGASAMAEKQRRVLTELKQEQVEIQHLQNIYRAAHQERKLLLKQQREILMIQQSTAKLREELHHLTGKKKLTRSPATEEVIKPKMRQISNAMLGSPLAESSGPDACGDKQNYVQLKNKQNKKYDGFSTKNKKALLQYQQQTEEPLSLQQSLGARGPDVSGTVAKKVCDATSQTTGMVFVIRHSTNAGNGTSFLQDQENDPVTVEKAPREQRNGRTCREEQDPCGPFQAGTRKKDLSFDGQDSEKRSAPMSSESTVMEVIHLRKESSLAELRYHPCQDQDLLSYLLLLIHVSNVALLELDAHSWFCSLNM; translated from the exons ATGCATTCCCTGGAACAATTTCCATTGAATGTGGAGAGAGATCGGAGCCCAGTGGACTCCAAAGCTGTGGGACAAAGGAAatctctgggaggaaggagtTCATTTGGCTCAGCCCTTCATGAAG GATCTCTGCCAGCAGAGGACAGGGAGCCATTGCATGGCCACCAAGGGCTGAACCTGCTGTCAGCTCCAACAGAGCTGCCCCACGGGGATCCCTGCACAGCAGATGGCTCCAGGGACAGCAGTGACCAGGACAGCCAG TGGAGTGATGCTGGCCGGCACCATGGACGttccagctccttctgctgcttcagcctggccatggcagagcagtgcctgagGGGAGAGGAGCTGCGCGCCCGCCACCAGGCCGCCCTCCTGGAGCTGCGCAGGGGAGCCGTGCGGGATAAagccagagctgagctggcCTGGCTGGGCCACCAGAGGCG CTGTCTGGAACTCCTGCAAGACACCAAGGGAGCCTCTGCCATGGCTGAGAAGCAGCGCAGAGTCCTAACAGAGCTGAAACAAGAGCAG GTAGAAATACAGCACCTGCAAAATATCTACAGGGCGGCCCATCAAGAGAGGAAACTCTTATTAAAGCAACAAAGAGAAATCTTAATGATACAGCAATCAACAGCGAAACTCCGGGAAGAACTGCATCATCtaactgggaagaaaaag cttaCCAGGAGCCCAGCAACCGAAGAAGTAATTAAACCAAAGATGAGACAGATTTCTAATGCTATGTTAGGTTCCCCCTTGGCAGAATCTTCAGGGCCTGATGCGTGTGGGGACAAACAGAATTATGTCCAGctaaagaacaaacaaaacaaaaaatatgatgG cttttctacCAAGAATAAGAAAGCACTGCTACAGTACCAGCAACAGACAGAGGAGCCATTGAGTTTGCAGCAGTCCCTGGGTGCACGAGGTCCTGATGTGTCTGGAACAGTGGCCAAGAAAGTGTGTGATGCTACCAGTCAAACCACAGGCATGGTCTTTGTGATCAGACATTCCACAAATGCAG GTAATGGCACCTCATTCTTACAAGATCAAGAGAATGACCCTGTGACAGTGGAGAAAGCACCCAGGGAGCAGAGAAATGGCAGGACTTGTAGAGAAGAACAGGACCCGTGTGGTCCATTTCAG GCTGGGACAAGGAAGAAAGATCTTTCTTTTGATGGCCAAGACAGTGAAAAAAGGTCAGCACCAATGTCAAGTGAATCTACAGTAATGGAAGTAATACATTTAAGGAAAGAAAGTTCATTAGCTGAGCTGAGGTACCATCCCTGTCAAGATCAAGACCTCCTGTCCTACCTTCTGCTGCTTATTCACGTGTCAAATGTTGCCTTGCTTGAGCTTGATGCTCATAGTTGGTTCTGCTCTTTGAACATGTAA
- the QSOX2 gene encoding sulfhydryl oxidase 2 isoform X2, protein MAAGGGGPLVLLALLAAGVAARLYRAGEDPLSVLAAGTVRRALLNSSAAWVVQFYSSSCGHCIAFAPTWRALAGDVKDWESAIRIGVLDCGEEENYETCKEYGIHFYPTVRFFRAFTKQFTTGENYKGADRELQTVRQVMVDFLQNHSQESRPPACPPLDPVSSSEVTSLFDKKTPHYTAVVVESNNSYIGREVILDLIQYENIVVKRAVNFDKSFLEKLGITSVPSCYLMHPNGSHGLVNSLKPLRSVFSSYLKSLPGVRKKLLAPLELPAKGNKEESAEMKPWKEFDKSKLYMADLESGLHYLFRVELATHRMLEGAELKTFKDFVTISAKLFPGRQPVVKLLETLQEWLVSLPLDKIPYDAILDLVNNKMRISGIFLTKRTEWVGCQGSRPELRGYTCSLWKLFHTLTVQAALRPTALINTGLEDNPRVVLEVMQRYVHHFFGCKACAQHFEEMAKESMGSVQTWDRAVLWLWEKHNVVNSRLAGDLTEDPKFPKVQWPTPDLCPACHEEVKGLHSWNEAQVLQFMKHHYDSGNILNKYAESQADPSDTELKDAREEKDKSLQEKPGGNRENVVVNQELMRDSESKLFNKLTGSHGPARDSSKGAFEAVHHQESRQSVIFLGIGFSNIDMSLCVVLYVASSLFLMIMYFFFRMRSKRWKVKYYRPSV, encoded by the exons atggcggcgggcggcggcgggccgCTGGTTTTGCTGGCGCTGCTGGCGGCGGGGGTGGCGGCGCGGCTGTACCGGGCCGGGGAGGATCCGCTGAGCGTGTTGGCGGCCGGCACGGTGCGGCGAGCGCTGCTCAACTCTTCGGCCGCCTGGGTGGTGCAGTTCTACAGCTCGTCCTGCGGACACTGCATCGCCTTCGCCCCCACCTGGCGAGCCCTGGCGGGGGACGTCAAAG actgGGAGTCTGCAATTAGAATTGGTGTGCTGGATTGCGGGGAGGAAGAGAACTATGAGACGTGTAAGGAGTATGGGATCCACTTCTATCCAACTGTGAGG TTCTTCAGAGCATTTACAAAGCAGTTTACGACTGGAGAAAATTACAAAG GAGCAGATCGTGAGCTGCAAACAGTTCGCCAGGTGATGGTTGACTTCTTGCAGAACCATTCTCAGGAGTCAAGACCTCCTGCTTGCCCACCATTGGATCCAGTTTC GTCCAGTGAAGTTACTTCTCTCTTTGACAAGAAAACCCCTCATTACACTGCTGTTGTGGTTGAAAGTAATAACTCCTACATTGGCCGAGAG GTTATCTTGGATTTGATCCAGTATGAAAACATTGTTGTAAAGAGAGCAGTGAATTTTGATAAGTCTTTCCTGGAGAAACTTGGGATTACCTCAGTCCCTTCATGCTACCTGATGCATCCTAATGGGTCGCATGGGTTGGTTAACAG TCTGAAGCCCCTGCGGTCGGTCTTTTCCTCATATCTGAAGTCGCTGCCAGGTGTAAGAAAGAAACTTCTTGCACCACTTGAGCTGCCTGCTAAAGGAAACAAGGAGGAGAGCGCAGAGATGAAGCCGTGGAAGGAATTTGATAA aTCGAAGTTGTACATGGCTGACCTTGAATCTGGATTGCATTACCTGTTCCGGGTGGAGCTTGCTACACACAGGATGcttgagggagctgagctgaaGACCTTCAAGGATTTTGTTACCATTTCTGCCAAG CTTTTTCCTGGCCGTCAGCCTGTGGTGAAGTTGTTAGAGACCCTGCAGGAGTGGCTGGTGAGCCTTCCATTAGACAAAATCCCTTATGATGCTATTCTGGATCTGGTCAACAACAAAATGCGG ATTTCTGGGATATTTCTCACTAAGAGAACGGAGTGGGTTGGCTGTCAGGGCAGCAGGCCGGAGCTCAGAGGCTATACTTGCTCCCTTTGGAAGCTGTTTCATACCCTAACTGTGCAAGCTGCGCTGCGACCGACAGCTTTGATAAATACGG GTCTCGAAGACAATCCCAGAGTAGTGCTTGAGGTCATGCAGAGATACGTCCATCACTTCTTTGGATGCAAGGCCTGTGCTCAGCACTTTGAGGAGATGGCGAAGGAATCCATGGGCTCGGTGCAAACCTGGGACAGGGCTGTTCTCTGGCTCTGGGAGAAACACAATGTAGTCAATAGCAGACTTGCAG GTGATCTGACAGAAGACCCAAAATTTCCCAAAGTTCAGTGGCCAACTCCAGACCTCTGTCCTGCGTGTCACGAGGAAGTTAAAGGGTTACACAGCTGGAACGAGGCCCAAGTTCTGCAGTTCATGAAGCATCACTACGACAGTGGAAATATTCTTAATAAATACGCTGAGAGCCAGGCTGACCCCAGTGATACTGAACTAAAAGATGCAAGGgaggagaaagacaaaagccTGCAGGAGAAACCAGGTGGAAATAGAGAAAACGTGGTCGTGAACCAAGAACTCATGAGAGATTCAGAGTCTAAGCTGTTCAATAAGCTCACAGGGAGCCACGGACCTGCCAGAGACAGCAGTAAGGGTGCATTTGAGGCCGTTCACCATCAGGAGAGCAGGCAGTCTGTCATTTTCTTAGGGATTGGATTTTCCAACATAGACATGAGTCTGTGTGTCGTCCTGTATGTGGCATCATCCTTATTTCTGATGatcatgtacttttttttccgAATGAGATCCAAAAGGTGGAAGGTGAAGTACTATCGCCCATCTGTGTAA